The following coding sequences lie in one Chelonia mydas isolate rCheMyd1 chromosome 6, rCheMyd1.pri.v2, whole genome shotgun sequence genomic window:
- the ALDH6A1 gene encoding methylmalonate-semialdehyde dehydrogenase [acylating], mitochondrial isoform X1, translating to MAALAGRGARGGQRLLCRIPAKVSPTWYSSSFSSSSVPATKLFIDGKFVESKTTEWINIHNPATNEVVGRVPKATQSEMEAAVTSCKKALRNWSETSVLSRQQILLRYQQLIKDNLKEVAKLITLEQGKTLADAEGDVFRGLQVVEHACSVTSLMLGETLPSITKDMDTYTFRLPLGVCAGIAPFNFPAMIPLWMFPMAMVCGNTFLMKPSERVPGALMFLAKLLQDAGAPDGTLNIIHGQHEAVNFICDHPDIKAISFVGSNQAGEYIYERGSRNGKRVQSNMGAKNHGVVMPDANKENTLNQLVGAAFGAAGQRCMALSTAVLVGEAKNWLPELVERSKNLRVNAGDQPGADLGPLITPQAKERVCHLIECGVKEGAALLLDGRDIKVKGYEKGNFVGPTILAKVQPNMTCYKEEIFGPVLVVLEADTLDEAIEIVNRNPYGNGTAIFTTNGATARKYSHLVDVGQVGVNVPIPVPLPMFSFTGSRASFRGDTNFYGKQGVQFYTQLRTIISQWKEEDATVTKPAVVMPTMGN from the exons ATGGCGGCGCTGGCAGGTCGCGGGGCCCGGGGTGGGCAGCGGCTCCTATGCAGG ATCCCTGCAAAAGTGAGTCCCACCTGGTATTCTtcatccttctcttcttcttcagtg CCAGCCACCAAACTGTTCATTGATGGGAAGTTTGTTGAATCCAAAACTACCGAATGGATCAATATCCATAACCCA GCCACAAACGAGGTGGTTGGTCGTGTCCCAAAGGCCACGCAGAGCGAGATGGAGGCAGCTGTGACTTCATGCAAAAAAGCTTTACGGAACTGGTCAGAGACATCTGTTCTGAGCCGCCAGCAAATCTTGCTGCGTTACCAGCAGCTCATCAAGGACAACCTG aaAGAGGTTGCCAAACTCATCACTTTGGAGCAAGGAAAGACCCTGGCTGATGCTGAGGGAGACGTATTCCGAGGCCTCC AGGTGGTTGAGCACGCCTGTAGCGTGACATCTCTCATGCTGGGAGAGACCCTGCCCTCCATCACTAAGGACATGGACACTTACACCTTTCGCCTGCCTCTGGGAGTGTGTGCAGGGATTGCACCATTCAATTTCCCAGCCATGATTCCTCTCTGGATGTTCCCCATGGCCATGGTTTGTGGAAACACCTTCTTGATGAAGCCATCAGAGCGTGTGCCAGGAGCACTTATGTTCCTTGCTAAGCTATTACAAGACGCTGGTGCCCCTGATGGGACTCTGAACATCATTCATGGGCAACATGAAG CTGTGAATTTTATTTGTGACCATCCGGATATCAAGGCAATCAGCTTCGTGGGGTCCAATCAGGCTGGAGAGTACATCTATGAAAGAGGATCCCGGAACGGCAAGAGAGTCCAATCCAACATG GGAGCCAAGAACCATGGTGTGGTGATGCCTGATGCCAATAAGGAGAACACCTTGAATCAGCTTGTTGGAGCTGCTTTTGGAGCAGCTGGCCAACGCTGCATGGCCCTGTCTACAGCTGTATTAGTGGGAGAGGCAAAGAACTGGCTTCCAGAACTGGTGGAGAGATCCAAGAACCTGCGAGTTAATGCAG GAGACCAACCAGGAGCAGATCTGGGGCCCTTGATCACCCCCCAGGCTAAGGAGCGAGTCTGCCACCTGATTGAGTGTGGAGTGAAGGAAGGAGCTGCCCTCCTTCTGGATGGACGAGACATCAAAGTGAAGGGTTATGAGAAAGGCAACTTTGTTGGACCAACCAtccttgctaaagtccag CCAAACATGACCTGCTATAAGGAGGAAATCTTTGGGCCAGTTCTCGTGGTTCTGGAAGCAGACACTCTTGATGAAGCAATTGAGATAGTGAACAGGAATCCCTATGGAAATGGAACTGCAATCTTCACCACCAATGGTGCCACCGCCAGGAAATACTCCCACTTGGTGGACGTGGGGCAG GTGGGTGTAAATGTTCCAATACCAGTGCCTCTGCCCATGTTCTCCTTCACTGGCTCTCGTGCTTCTTTCAGAGGAGACACCAATTTCTATGGCAAACAG GGGGTGCAGTTCTATACACAGCTGAGGACCATCATCTCTCAGTGGAAAGAGGAAGATGCCACAGTTACCAAGCCTGCTGTAGTTATGCCAACCATGGGAAACTAA
- the BBOF1 gene encoding basal body-orientation factor 1 isoform X3, translated as MRKGKGAKRGRAKKGAKAESKVDKESEAERAKANAALWEARLEVTEISRAEYRKAARVLARNNEELAWQQHRLEKDTVEVISFLKKQDVEKEEQIAKLKQQLADLKQQAQEENEKVAEHYSAQLKDLEEKFSKKAREIGLIQLELKTVKEFRKKKAHMEKELEDQLLEREAEKKIVMLAERAHHEAIVQLDSTGRAVFKENVRLQEALAYHLKEAEELKKIKKQLEEDKAFLLQEKETNENLVQEKVRQVTLQKAQIKALQHKVERLEVALGHMTQEFETEIQKTRHQALVQNQAGMVEINKLQQLLEMKDREMNRVKKLAKNILDERSEVESFFLEALEQVKREIVSSRKCYKQVAQAAYQKKMMEAFAGKEEYPKIRTFNSNAHSTNSVYKDLQEAEKWTNIQQGKVDIGQLTWEQKECVLRLLFARMNGLERRKRKHVLAPSAPAAVTPTSEERNKASTENIAPSLTFITQQVPVSEPSAHEAILPDIEMVTSQTAE; from the exons ATGCGAAAGGGGAAAGGCGCGAAGCGCGGGAG GGCGAAGAAGGGGGCCAAGGCTGAGTCGAAGGTGGATAAGGAGTCTGAGGCTGAGCGGGCCAAGGCCAATGCAGCGCTATGGGAAGCTCGGCTAGAGGTGACTGAGATCTCCCGGGCCGAGTATCGGAAGGCTGCACGTGTGCTGGCCAGGAACAATGAGGAGCTGGCATGGCAGCAGCACCGTCTGGAGAAGGACACAGTTGAGGTGATCAGCTTTCTCAAGAAACAGGATGTGGAGAAAGAAGAGCAG ATTGCAAAACTGAAGCAACAGCTGGCAGATTTGAAGCAGCAGGCCCAAGAAGAGAATGAGAAAGTG GCAGAACATTATTCTGCGCAGTTGAAAGATCTGGAGGAGAAATTCAGcaaaaaagcaagagaaattGGCTTAATTCAGTTGGAActgaaaacagtaaaagaatttcGCAAGAAGAAAGCACAtatggagaaggaactggaagaT CAACTACTAGAAAGAGAGGCTGAGAAGAAGATAGTAATGCTGGCAGAGAGAGCCCACCATGAGGCCATTGT GCAGTTAGACAGCACTGGGAGAGCAGTGTTTAAGGAGAATGTTCGTCTTCAGGAGGCTCTTGCTTATCACCTGAAGGAGGCAGAGGagctaaaaaaaatcaagaagcaGCTAGAAGAGGACAAAGCTTTTCTTCTGCAGGAAAAG GAAACCAATGAGAATTTGGTTCAGGAAAAGGTCCGGCAAGTCACTCTGCAAAAAGCACAGATAAAAGCACTTCAGCACAAGGTAGAGAGACTGGAGGTGGCACTAGGTCACATGACCCAAGAATTTGAAACAGAAATTCAGAAGACACGGCATCAGGCTTTAGTTCAAAACCAGGCAGGCATGGTAGAGATCAACAagttgcagcagctgctggagatgaAGGATCGGGAGATGAATCGAGTGAAGAAACTGGCCAAGAACATCCTGGATGAGAGGAGTGAGgtggaaagtttcttcctagaagctctggaacaggtgaAGCGTGAGATTGTGTCCAGCAGGAAGTGCTACAAGCAGGTGGCCCAAGCTGCCTATCAGAAGAAAATGATGGAGGCATTTGCAGGGAAGGAAGAGTACCCCAAAATCAGAACGTTTAACAGCAACGCTCACAGCACAAATAGTGTGTACAAGGACCTGCAGGAGGCAGAGAAATG GACAAATATCCAGCAAGGGAAGGTGGATATTGGCCAGTTAACATGGGAGCAGAAGGAATGTGTTTTGAGGTTACTCTTTGCAAGAATGAATGGCCTGGAGCGACG GAAACGCAAACATGTTTTGGCCCCTTCAGCTCCAGCTGCTGTTACTCCTACTTCTGAAGAAAGAAACAAAGCTAG CACTGAAAACATTGCTCCTAGCCTGACCTTCATCACGCAGCAGGTCCCAGTATCAGAGCCCTCTGCTCATGAAGCAATCCTTCCAGATATTGAGATGGTAACGTCACAGACAGCAGAGTAA
- the BBOF1 gene encoding basal body-orientation factor 1 isoform X4 translates to MRKGKGAKRGRAKKGAKAESKVDKESEAERAKANAALWEARLEVTEISRAEYRKAARVLARNNEELAWQQHRLEKDTVEVISFLKKQDVEKEEQIAKLKQQLADLKQQAQEENEKVAEHYSAQLKDLEEKFSKKAREIGLIQLELKTVKEFRKKKAHMEKELEDETNENLVQEKVRQVTLQKAQIKALQHKVERLEVALGHMTQEFETEIQKTRHQALVQNQAGMVEINKLQQLLEMKDREMNRVKKLAKNILDERSEVESFFLEALEQVKREIVSSRKCYKQVAQAAYQKKMMEAFAGKEEYPKIRTFNSNAHSTNSVYKDLQEAEKWTNIQQGKVDIGQLTWEQKECVLRLLFARMNGLERRKRKHVLAPSAPAAVTPTSEERNKASTENIAPSLTFITQQVPVSEPSAHEAILPDIEMVTSQTAE, encoded by the exons ATGCGAAAGGGGAAAGGCGCGAAGCGCGGGAG GGCGAAGAAGGGGGCCAAGGCTGAGTCGAAGGTGGATAAGGAGTCTGAGGCTGAGCGGGCCAAGGCCAATGCAGCGCTATGGGAAGCTCGGCTAGAGGTGACTGAGATCTCCCGGGCCGAGTATCGGAAGGCTGCACGTGTGCTGGCCAGGAACAATGAGGAGCTGGCATGGCAGCAGCACCGTCTGGAGAAGGACACAGTTGAGGTGATCAGCTTTCTCAAGAAACAGGATGTGGAGAAAGAAGAGCAG ATTGCAAAACTGAAGCAACAGCTGGCAGATTTGAAGCAGCAGGCCCAAGAAGAGAATGAGAAAGTG GCAGAACATTATTCTGCGCAGTTGAAAGATCTGGAGGAGAAATTCAGcaaaaaagcaagagaaattGGCTTAATTCAGTTGGAActgaaaacagtaaaagaatttcGCAAGAAGAAAGCACAtatggagaaggaactggaagaT GAAACCAATGAGAATTTGGTTCAGGAAAAGGTCCGGCAAGTCACTCTGCAAAAAGCACAGATAAAAGCACTTCAGCACAAGGTAGAGAGACTGGAGGTGGCACTAGGTCACATGACCCAAGAATTTGAAACAGAAATTCAGAAGACACGGCATCAGGCTTTAGTTCAAAACCAGGCAGGCATGGTAGAGATCAACAagttgcagcagctgctggagatgaAGGATCGGGAGATGAATCGAGTGAAGAAACTGGCCAAGAACATCCTGGATGAGAGGAGTGAGgtggaaagtttcttcctagaagctctggaacaggtgaAGCGTGAGATTGTGTCCAGCAGGAAGTGCTACAAGCAGGTGGCCCAAGCTGCCTATCAGAAGAAAATGATGGAGGCATTTGCAGGGAAGGAAGAGTACCCCAAAATCAGAACGTTTAACAGCAACGCTCACAGCACAAATAGTGTGTACAAGGACCTGCAGGAGGCAGAGAAATG GACAAATATCCAGCAAGGGAAGGTGGATATTGGCCAGTTAACATGGGAGCAGAAGGAATGTGTTTTGAGGTTACTCTTTGCAAGAATGAATGGCCTGGAGCGACG GAAACGCAAACATGTTTTGGCCCCTTCAGCTCCAGCTGCTGTTACTCCTACTTCTGAAGAAAGAAACAAAGCTAG CACTGAAAACATTGCTCCTAGCCTGACCTTCATCACGCAGCAGGTCCCAGTATCAGAGCCCTCTGCTCATGAAGCAATCCTTCCAGATATTGAGATGGTAACGTCACAGACAGCAGAGTAA
- the ALDH6A1 gene encoding methylmalonate-semialdehyde dehydrogenase [acylating], mitochondrial isoform X2 — protein sequence MEAAVTSCKKALRNWSETSVLSRQQILLRYQQLIKDNLKEVAKLITLEQGKTLADAEGDVFRGLQVVEHACSVTSLMLGETLPSITKDMDTYTFRLPLGVCAGIAPFNFPAMIPLWMFPMAMVCGNTFLMKPSERVPGALMFLAKLLQDAGAPDGTLNIIHGQHEAVNFICDHPDIKAISFVGSNQAGEYIYERGSRNGKRVQSNMGAKNHGVVMPDANKENTLNQLVGAAFGAAGQRCMALSTAVLVGEAKNWLPELVERSKNLRVNAGDQPGADLGPLITPQAKERVCHLIECGVKEGAALLLDGRDIKVKGYEKGNFVGPTILAKVQPNMTCYKEEIFGPVLVVLEADTLDEAIEIVNRNPYGNGTAIFTTNGATARKYSHLVDVGQVGVNVPIPVPLPMFSFTGSRASFRGDTNFYGKQGVQFYTQLRTIISQWKEEDATVTKPAVVMPTMGN from the exons ATGGAGGCAGCTGTGACTTCATGCAAAAAAGCTTTACGGAACTGGTCAGAGACATCTGTTCTGAGCCGCCAGCAAATCTTGCTGCGTTACCAGCAGCTCATCAAGGACAACCTG aaAGAGGTTGCCAAACTCATCACTTTGGAGCAAGGAAAGACCCTGGCTGATGCTGAGGGAGACGTATTCCGAGGCCTCC AGGTGGTTGAGCACGCCTGTAGCGTGACATCTCTCATGCTGGGAGAGACCCTGCCCTCCATCACTAAGGACATGGACACTTACACCTTTCGCCTGCCTCTGGGAGTGTGTGCAGGGATTGCACCATTCAATTTCCCAGCCATGATTCCTCTCTGGATGTTCCCCATGGCCATGGTTTGTGGAAACACCTTCTTGATGAAGCCATCAGAGCGTGTGCCAGGAGCACTTATGTTCCTTGCTAAGCTATTACAAGACGCTGGTGCCCCTGATGGGACTCTGAACATCATTCATGGGCAACATGAAG CTGTGAATTTTATTTGTGACCATCCGGATATCAAGGCAATCAGCTTCGTGGGGTCCAATCAGGCTGGAGAGTACATCTATGAAAGAGGATCCCGGAACGGCAAGAGAGTCCAATCCAACATG GGAGCCAAGAACCATGGTGTGGTGATGCCTGATGCCAATAAGGAGAACACCTTGAATCAGCTTGTTGGAGCTGCTTTTGGAGCAGCTGGCCAACGCTGCATGGCCCTGTCTACAGCTGTATTAGTGGGAGAGGCAAAGAACTGGCTTCCAGAACTGGTGGAGAGATCCAAGAACCTGCGAGTTAATGCAG GAGACCAACCAGGAGCAGATCTGGGGCCCTTGATCACCCCCCAGGCTAAGGAGCGAGTCTGCCACCTGATTGAGTGTGGAGTGAAGGAAGGAGCTGCCCTCCTTCTGGATGGACGAGACATCAAAGTGAAGGGTTATGAGAAAGGCAACTTTGTTGGACCAACCAtccttgctaaagtccag CCAAACATGACCTGCTATAAGGAGGAAATCTTTGGGCCAGTTCTCGTGGTTCTGGAAGCAGACACTCTTGATGAAGCAATTGAGATAGTGAACAGGAATCCCTATGGAAATGGAACTGCAATCTTCACCACCAATGGTGCCACCGCCAGGAAATACTCCCACTTGGTGGACGTGGGGCAG GTGGGTGTAAATGTTCCAATACCAGTGCCTCTGCCCATGTTCTCCTTCACTGGCTCTCGTGCTTCTTTCAGAGGAGACACCAATTTCTATGGCAAACAG GGGGTGCAGTTCTATACACAGCTGAGGACCATCATCTCTCAGTGGAAAGAGGAAGATGCCACAGTTACCAAGCCTGCTGTAGTTATGCCAACCATGGGAAACTAA
- the BBOF1 gene encoding basal body-orientation factor 1 isoform X1, with translation MRKGKGAKRGRAKKGAKAESKVDKESEAERAKANAALWEARLEVTEISRAEYRKAARVLARNNEELAWQQHRLEKDTVEVISFLKKQDVEKEEQIAKLKQQLADLKQQAQEENEKVAEHYSAQLKDLEEKFSKKAREIGLIQLELKTVKEFRKKKAHMEKELEDIKENMRISNREHQETLRRLENRFIEEKQLLEREAEKKIVMLAERAHHEAIVQLDSTGRAVFKENVRLQEALAYHLKEAEELKKIKKQLEEDKAFLLQEKETNENLVQEKVRQVTLQKAQIKALQHKVERLEVALGHMTQEFETEIQKTRHQALVQNQAGMVEINKLQQLLEMKDREMNRVKKLAKNILDERSEVESFFLEALEQVKREIVSSRKCYKQVAQAAYQKKMMEAFAGKEEYPKIRTFNSNAHSTNSVYKDLQEAEKWTNIQQGKVDIGQLTWEQKECVLRLLFARMNGLERRKRKHVLAPSAPAAVTPTSEERNKASTENIAPSLTFITQQVPVSEPSAHEAILPDIEMVTSQTAE, from the exons ATGCGAAAGGGGAAAGGCGCGAAGCGCGGGAG GGCGAAGAAGGGGGCCAAGGCTGAGTCGAAGGTGGATAAGGAGTCTGAGGCTGAGCGGGCCAAGGCCAATGCAGCGCTATGGGAAGCTCGGCTAGAGGTGACTGAGATCTCCCGGGCCGAGTATCGGAAGGCTGCACGTGTGCTGGCCAGGAACAATGAGGAGCTGGCATGGCAGCAGCACCGTCTGGAGAAGGACACAGTTGAGGTGATCAGCTTTCTCAAGAAACAGGATGTGGAGAAAGAAGAGCAG ATTGCAAAACTGAAGCAACAGCTGGCAGATTTGAAGCAGCAGGCCCAAGAAGAGAATGAGAAAGTG GCAGAACATTATTCTGCGCAGTTGAAAGATCTGGAGGAGAAATTCAGcaaaaaagcaagagaaattGGCTTAATTCAGTTGGAActgaaaacagtaaaagaatttcGCAAGAAGAAAGCACAtatggagaaggaactggaagaT ATAAAAGAGAATATGAGAATCTCAAACAGGGAACATCAGGAGACTCTTAGAAGGCTGGAGAACAGGTTCATTGAAGAAAAG CAACTACTAGAAAGAGAGGCTGAGAAGAAGATAGTAATGCTGGCAGAGAGAGCCCACCATGAGGCCATTGT GCAGTTAGACAGCACTGGGAGAGCAGTGTTTAAGGAGAATGTTCGTCTTCAGGAGGCTCTTGCTTATCACCTGAAGGAGGCAGAGGagctaaaaaaaatcaagaagcaGCTAGAAGAGGACAAAGCTTTTCTTCTGCAGGAAAAG GAAACCAATGAGAATTTGGTTCAGGAAAAGGTCCGGCAAGTCACTCTGCAAAAAGCACAGATAAAAGCACTTCAGCACAAGGTAGAGAGACTGGAGGTGGCACTAGGTCACATGACCCAAGAATTTGAAACAGAAATTCAGAAGACACGGCATCAGGCTTTAGTTCAAAACCAGGCAGGCATGGTAGAGATCAACAagttgcagcagctgctggagatgaAGGATCGGGAGATGAATCGAGTGAAGAAACTGGCCAAGAACATCCTGGATGAGAGGAGTGAGgtggaaagtttcttcctagaagctctggaacaggtgaAGCGTGAGATTGTGTCCAGCAGGAAGTGCTACAAGCAGGTGGCCCAAGCTGCCTATCAGAAGAAAATGATGGAGGCATTTGCAGGGAAGGAAGAGTACCCCAAAATCAGAACGTTTAACAGCAACGCTCACAGCACAAATAGTGTGTACAAGGACCTGCAGGAGGCAGAGAAATG GACAAATATCCAGCAAGGGAAGGTGGATATTGGCCAGTTAACATGGGAGCAGAAGGAATGTGTTTTGAGGTTACTCTTTGCAAGAATGAATGGCCTGGAGCGACG GAAACGCAAACATGTTTTGGCCCCTTCAGCTCCAGCTGCTGTTACTCCTACTTCTGAAGAAAGAAACAAAGCTAG CACTGAAAACATTGCTCCTAGCCTGACCTTCATCACGCAGCAGGTCCCAGTATCAGAGCCCTCTGCTCATGAAGCAATCCTTCCAGATATTGAGATGGTAACGTCACAGACAGCAGAGTAA
- the LIN52 gene encoding protein lin-52 homolog isoform X7, whose amino-acid sequence MAAPTEGTDLEASLLSFEKLDRASPDLWPEQLPGVAEFAASFKSPITNSPPKWMAELENDDIDMLKELGSLTTANLMEKVRGLQNLAYQLGLDE is encoded by the exons ATGGCGGCTCCCACGGAAG GGACCGACCTTGAAGCCTCCCTGCTGAGCTTTGAGAAGCTGGATCGAGCATCCCCAGACTTGTGGCCGGAGCAGC TACCAGGTGTTGCTGAATTTGCTGCTTCCTTCAAAAGT CCTATCACCAATTCCCCTCCCAAATGGATGGCTGAACTAGAAAATGATGATATTGATATGTTAAAGG AACTGGGGAGCCTTACCACAGCAAACCTAATGGAGAAGGTTCGAGGCCTGCAGAACCTGGCTTATCAGCTAGGGCTGGATGAAT
- the LIN52 gene encoding protein lin-52 homolog isoform X5, which produces MAAPTEGTDLEASLLSFEKLDRASPDLWPEQLPGVAEFAASFKSPITNSPPKWMAELENDDIDMLKELGSLTTANLMEKVRGLQNLAYQLGLDEYTD; this is translated from the exons ATGGCGGCTCCCACGGAAG GGACCGACCTTGAAGCCTCCCTGCTGAGCTTTGAGAAGCTGGATCGAGCATCCCCAGACTTGTGGCCGGAGCAGC TACCAGGTGTTGCTGAATTTGCTGCTTCCTTCAAAAGT CCTATCACCAATTCCCCTCCCAAATGGATGGCTGAACTAGAAAATGATGATATTGATATGTTAAAGG AACTGGGGAGCCTTACCACAGCAAACCTAATGGAGAAGGTTCGAGGCCTGCAGAACCTGGCTTATCAGCTAGGGCTGGATGAAT
- the BBOF1 gene encoding basal body-orientation factor 1 isoform X2 yields the protein MRKGKGAKRGRAKKGAKAESKVDKESEAERAKANAALWEARLEVTEISRAEYRKAARVLARNNEELAWQQHRLEKDTVEVISFLKKQDVEKEEQIAKLKQQLADLKQQAQEENEKVAEHYSAQLKDLEEKFSKKAREIGLIQLELKTVKEFRKKKAHMEKELEDIKENMRISNREHQETLRRLENRFIEEKQLLEREAEKKIVMLAERAHHEAIVQLDSTGRAVFKENVRLQEALAYHLKEAEELKKIKKQLEEDKAFLLQEKETNENLVQEKVRQVTLQKAQIKALQHKVERLEVALGHMTQEFETEIQKTRHQALVQNQAGMVEINKLQQLLEMKDREMNRVKKLAKNILDERSEVESFFLEALEQVKREIVSSRKCYKQVAQAAYQKKMMEAFAGKEEYPKIRTFNSNAHSTNSVYKDLQEAEKWTNIQQGKVDIGQLTWEQKECVLRLLFARMNGLERRTENIAPSLTFITQQVPVSEPSAHEAILPDIEMVTSQTAE from the exons ATGCGAAAGGGGAAAGGCGCGAAGCGCGGGAG GGCGAAGAAGGGGGCCAAGGCTGAGTCGAAGGTGGATAAGGAGTCTGAGGCTGAGCGGGCCAAGGCCAATGCAGCGCTATGGGAAGCTCGGCTAGAGGTGACTGAGATCTCCCGGGCCGAGTATCGGAAGGCTGCACGTGTGCTGGCCAGGAACAATGAGGAGCTGGCATGGCAGCAGCACCGTCTGGAGAAGGACACAGTTGAGGTGATCAGCTTTCTCAAGAAACAGGATGTGGAGAAAGAAGAGCAG ATTGCAAAACTGAAGCAACAGCTGGCAGATTTGAAGCAGCAGGCCCAAGAAGAGAATGAGAAAGTG GCAGAACATTATTCTGCGCAGTTGAAAGATCTGGAGGAGAAATTCAGcaaaaaagcaagagaaattGGCTTAATTCAGTTGGAActgaaaacagtaaaagaatttcGCAAGAAGAAAGCACAtatggagaaggaactggaagaT ATAAAAGAGAATATGAGAATCTCAAACAGGGAACATCAGGAGACTCTTAGAAGGCTGGAGAACAGGTTCATTGAAGAAAAG CAACTACTAGAAAGAGAGGCTGAGAAGAAGATAGTAATGCTGGCAGAGAGAGCCCACCATGAGGCCATTGT GCAGTTAGACAGCACTGGGAGAGCAGTGTTTAAGGAGAATGTTCGTCTTCAGGAGGCTCTTGCTTATCACCTGAAGGAGGCAGAGGagctaaaaaaaatcaagaagcaGCTAGAAGAGGACAAAGCTTTTCTTCTGCAGGAAAAG GAAACCAATGAGAATTTGGTTCAGGAAAAGGTCCGGCAAGTCACTCTGCAAAAAGCACAGATAAAAGCACTTCAGCACAAGGTAGAGAGACTGGAGGTGGCACTAGGTCACATGACCCAAGAATTTGAAACAGAAATTCAGAAGACACGGCATCAGGCTTTAGTTCAAAACCAGGCAGGCATGGTAGAGATCAACAagttgcagcagctgctggagatgaAGGATCGGGAGATGAATCGAGTGAAGAAACTGGCCAAGAACATCCTGGATGAGAGGAGTGAGgtggaaagtttcttcctagaagctctggaacaggtgaAGCGTGAGATTGTGTCCAGCAGGAAGTGCTACAAGCAGGTGGCCCAAGCTGCCTATCAGAAGAAAATGATGGAGGCATTTGCAGGGAAGGAAGAGTACCCCAAAATCAGAACGTTTAACAGCAACGCTCACAGCACAAATAGTGTGTACAAGGACCTGCAGGAGGCAGAGAAATG GACAAATATCCAGCAAGGGAAGGTGGATATTGGCCAGTTAACATGGGAGCAGAAGGAATGTGTTTTGAGGTTACTCTTTGCAAGAATGAATGGCCTGGAGCGACG CACTGAAAACATTGCTCCTAGCCTGACCTTCATCACGCAGCAGGTCCCAGTATCAGAGCCCTCTGCTCATGAAGCAATCCTTCCAGATATTGAGATGGTAACGTCACAGACAGCAGAGTAA
- the LIN52 gene encoding protein lin-52 homolog isoform X6 — protein MAAPTEGTDLEASLLSFEKLDRASPDLWPEQLPGVAEFAASFKSPITNSPPKWMAELENDDIDMLKELGSLTTANLMEKVRGLQNLAYQLGLDE, from the exons ATGGCGGCTCCCACGGAAG GGACCGACCTTGAAGCCTCCCTGCTGAGCTTTGAGAAGCTGGATCGAGCATCCCCAGACTTGTGGCCGGAGCAGC TACCAGGTGTTGCTGAATTTGCTGCTTCCTTCAAAAGT CCTATCACCAATTCCCCTCCCAAATGGATGGCTGAACTAGAAAATGATGATATTGATATGTTAAAGG AACTGGGGAGCCTTACCACAGCAAACCTAATGGAGAAGGTTCGAGGCCTGCAGAACCTGGCTTATCAGCTAGGGCTGGATGAAT GA